In Fibrobacter sp., the sequence CAATGATGCGGTGGCACATGGACACACAATCACTACAGATGTGGACCCCAGCACCAGTAATCATCTTTTCGACTTGCTCAGCCGGTTTACCGCAGAAACTGCAAGTAACCGTCGGGTGGTTCTTCCCGTTACGATACATTAGATACCCTCTTTACGCGGCACGAAGATTTCGTCAATGACGCCAAATGCCTTGGCTTCTTCAGGACTCATGTAAAAATCACGGTCGGTCTTTTCACGGACTTCTTCGATTGCCTTGCCAGTATGCTTGGCGACGATTTCTGCCAGGGTGTCCTTAGTGCGGACAATTTCCTTTGCAGTAATCTGGATGTCGGTAGACTGACCGGTAGCGGCGCCGGACGGCTGGTGCAACATGATGCGGGAATGCGGGAGAGCGTAGCGCTTGCCCTTGGTTCCAGCAGCCAGCAACACAGCAGCCATCGATG encodes:
- a CDS encoding ATP-dependent Clp protease proteolytic subunit; amino-acid sequence: MMIIPTVIETTGRGERAYDIYSRLLKERIIFLGTPINDEVANNVMAQLIFLEYENPEKDITLYINSPGGYVSAGLAIYDTMQHVRPNIATICIGSCASMAAVLLAAGTKGKRYALPHSRIMLHQPSGAATGQSTDIQITAKEIVRTKDTLAEIVAKHTGKAIEEVREKTDRDFYMSPEEAKAFGVIDEIFVPRKEGI